One stretch of Pseudoramibacter sp. DNA includes these proteins:
- a CDS encoding MBL fold metallo-hydrolase, with the protein MCTSWCLEKDGLKVLVDTGYAEDWPHFTQKAEAAGIDWRALDFLFLTHAHDDHAGFLNALLEQAQNLRVIASHKALGGLRRGQNGPGGGVPDADAAAVCRQMVKAGRGRHLFPKLDENFLPRFLWLEDIDLDAFLPGAQGLFLPGHTDDSVGLLWEGLLFCGDAAQNRPDYPLKTTIWIQDMAIYTKSWQTMIGAKPARIYPGHGDPFGPEALEAGLGALSQIRLNPSIKA; encoded by the coding sequence TTGTGCACAAGCTGGTGTCTTGAAAAAGACGGCCTTAAGGTGCTGGTGGACACCGGCTACGCCGAAGACTGGCCCCATTTTACACAAAAGGCGGAGGCCGCCGGCATCGACTGGCGCGCGCTGGATTTTCTGTTTCTGACCCACGCCCACGACGATCACGCCGGGTTTTTAAACGCCCTGCTGGAACAGGCGCAGAACCTTCGGGTGATCGCGTCGCACAAGGCTCTTGGGGGCCTGCGCAGGGGACAGAACGGCCCCGGCGGCGGGGTGCCTGACGCCGACGCGGCAGCTGTCTGCCGGCAGATGGTCAAAGCAGGCCGGGGACGGCATTTATTCCCGAAACTCGACGAAAATTTTTTACCTCGTTTTCTGTGGCTCGAAGACATCGATCTCGATGCTTTTCTGCCCGGAGCTCAGGGCCTTTTTCTGCCCGGCCACACCGATGACAGTGTCGGTCTGCTTTGGGAAGGCCTGCTCTTCTGCGGCGATGCGGCCCAGAACCGGCCGGATTATCCCTTGAAGACCACCATCTGGATTCAGGATATGGCGATTTATACAAAAAGCTGGCAGACTATGATCGGCGCGAAGCCGGCGCGCATTTACCCCGGGCACGGCGATCCTTTCGGGCCCGAAGCCCTCGAAGCCGGACTCGGCGCGTTGTCCCAAATCCGCCTCAACCCTTCGATTAAAGCATAA
- a CDS encoding ABC transporter ATP-binding protein, whose amino-acid sequence MLQLKGISKNFDGVEVLKQIDMDVGDGEIVSILGPSGSGKTTLLNIILGILDPDDGAIIYNGEDLTHVSMEQRGFNIVFQDYALFPNLNAYGNITYGLKNKPDVSSPKEVEDLIDLLELRDHLQKPIDELSGGQKQRVAIARTLVMKPAILLMDEPLSAMDGIIKESIKEKIKEVAKRFNLTTIIVTHDPEEALSLSDRVMILGKGTVEQYDKPENIIHHPANAFIEDFILSQLKIKRRNIRTLFNTPKAAEA is encoded by the coding sequence ATGCTTCAGCTCAAAGGAATTTCAAAAAATTTTGACGGCGTTGAGGTATTAAAGCAAATCGATATGGATGTGGGAGACGGCGAGATCGTGTCGATCCTTGGGCCTTCAGGGAGCGGCAAGACCACGCTTTTGAACATCATCCTGGGGATTCTCGATCCCGATGACGGCGCGATTATCTACAACGGCGAAGATCTGACCCACGTGTCCATGGAACAGCGGGGATTCAACATTGTCTTTCAGGACTATGCCCTGTTTCCGAATCTGAACGCCTACGGCAACATCACCTACGGCCTGAAAAACAAGCCCGACGTTTCTTCGCCAAAAGAGGTGGAGGATCTGATCGACCTGCTGGAACTCAGAGATCACCTTCAGAAACCCATCGACGAACTCTCCGGGGGGCAGAAGCAGCGGGTGGCCATCGCCCGGACCCTGGTGATGAAACCGGCGATCCTCCTCATGGATGAACCCCTTTCCGCCATGGACGGGATCATCAAAGAATCCATCAAGGAAAAAATCAAAGAAGTGGCAAAGCGCTTCAACTTGACGACAATCATCGTCACGCACGATCCCGAAGAAGCCCTGAGCCTTTCGGACCGTGTGATGATTCTCGGTAAGGGCACCGTCGAACAGTACGACAAGCCAGAAAACATCATCCACCATCCGGCCAACGCCTTCATCGAAGATTTTATTCTGAGTCAGCTCAAGATCAAGCGGCGTAACATCCGGACACTTTTTAACACCCCGAAAGCGGCGGAGGCGTAA
- a CDS encoding LDCC motif putative metal-binding protein, which translates to MAFSFKKKWQAFLNRLARENNQTFDGGKPTCCCGGNKKVTPKEASQQKSA; encoded by the coding sequence ATGGCATTCAGCTTCAAGAAAAAATGGCAGGCTTTTTTAAACCGCTTGGCAAGAGAAAACAATCAGACTTTTGACGGCGGGAAGCCCACGTGCTGCTGCGGCGGCAACAAAAAAGTCACGCCGAAGGAAGCCAGTCAGCAGAAATCAGCGTAA
- the rho gene encoding transcription termination factor Rho gives MQSTDLSQKTIAELKQIADEQAISYKSKIKKADLIALIEKAEKADAQTKTIKSRYKLKDNIEDAAYSEGEVKILPAGYGIIERDNALPIYVSSSQVQKFRVETGDILGGRVRSPKKGEKYAAMLFLEKVNGTKTADLIKKMEKLMNVPKRNPAERYAKTQTGILDVNPDGYGFLRIEKNFYPGNHDIYVPANIIRRYNLRTGDLIAGHLRKSDENEKQDALLYVETVNGALPEAVAHRPKFERLTPIFPKEKITLETDRDTIATRMIDLFAPIGKGQRGLVVAPPKSGKTTLLKAIANGVRQNAPDIKLIILLVDERPEEVTDMERSVDAEIIYSTFDESAHRQLAAAQMTLARAKRLVEQGEDVMILVDSLTRLVRGNNLVIEPSGRTLTGGLDPTSLHFPKQFFGSARNIENGGSLTIIATALVDTGSRMDDIIYEEFKGTGNMELHLNRDLADRRIYPAIDIRRSGTRREELLLSPEEQKMSANIRKAYGRDGADEMAEKIILLLTRTESNAAFIRRMMKR, from the coding sequence TTGCAGTCAACAGATTTATCCCAAAAAACCATCGCGGAATTGAAGCAGATCGCCGATGAACAGGCCATCTCTTACAAAAGCAAAATTAAAAAGGCCGATCTCATCGCCCTGATTGAGAAAGCGGAAAAGGCAGACGCCCAGACGAAGACCATCAAAAGCCGCTACAAACTCAAGGACAACATCGAGGACGCCGCCTACTCCGAAGGCGAGGTGAAGATCCTCCCCGCCGGCTACGGCATCATCGAACGGGACAACGCCCTGCCGATTTACGTGTCTTCTTCCCAGGTGCAGAAGTTCCGGGTGGAAACCGGGGACATCCTCGGCGGCCGGGTCCGCTCTCCGAAAAAGGGCGAGAAATACGCGGCCATGCTCTTCCTCGAAAAGGTGAACGGCACCAAAACCGCCGACCTCATCAAAAAGATGGAAAAGCTCATGAACGTGCCCAAGCGCAATCCCGCCGAACGCTACGCCAAGACCCAGACCGGCATCCTCGACGTCAACCCCGACGGCTACGGCTTCCTGCGCATCGAAAAGAACTTCTATCCTGGAAACCACGACATCTACGTGCCGGCGAACATCATCCGGCGCTACAACCTGCGCACCGGCGACCTCATCGCCGGCCACCTGCGCAAATCCGACGAAAATGAAAAGCAGGACGCCCTCCTCTACGTCGAAACCGTCAACGGCGCTCTGCCCGAAGCCGTCGCCCACCGGCCGAAATTCGAGCGCCTGACGCCGATCTTTCCCAAAGAAAAGATCACCCTGGAAACGGACCGGGACACCATCGCCACCCGGATGATCGACTTGTTCGCGCCCATCGGCAAGGGCCAGCGGGGGCTCGTCGTCGCGCCGCCGAAATCCGGGAAGACCACGCTGCTCAAGGCCATCGCCAACGGGGTGCGCCAGAACGCTCCGGACATCAAGCTGATCATCCTCCTCGTCGACGAACGCCCCGAAGAAGTCACGGACATGGAACGCTCCGTCGACGCCGAAATCATCTACTCAACCTTTGACGAATCGGCCCACCGCCAGCTGGCCGCCGCCCAGATGACCCTGGCCCGGGCCAAACGCCTTGTCGAACAGGGGGAAGACGTCATGATCCTCGTGGACAGCCTCACCCGCCTGGTCCGGGGCAACAACCTCGTCATCGAGCCGTCGGGCCGGACCCTCACCGGCGGCCTGGACCCGACGAGCCTTCACTTTCCGAAGCAGTTCTTCGGCAGCGCCCGGAACATCGAAAACGGCGGCAGCCTGACGATCATCGCCACGGCCCTCGTCGACACCGGCAGCCGCATGGACGACATCATCTACGAAGAGTTCAAGGGCACCGGCAACATGGAGCTCCACCTGAACCGGGATCTCGCCGACCGGCGCATCTACCCGGCCATCGACATTCGGCGCAGCGGCACACGCCGGGAAGAACTTCTGCTCTCTCCCGAAGAGCAGAAAATGTCGGCCAACATCCGCAAGGCCTACGGCCGGGACGGCGCCGACGAAATGGCGGAAAAAATCATTCTGCTCCTCACCCGCACCGAAAGCAACGCGGCTTTCATTCGCCGGATGATGAAGCGGTAA
- a CDS encoding GNAT family N-acetyltransferase — MTITIKQWNEKAVGGMVRIWNQVVAEGNAFPQTKLLSYEESKTFFAAQDYTGIACEEETSRVVGLYILHPNNVGRCGHIANTSYAVDRELRGQHIGRRLVEDSIAQARELGYGIIQLNAVVATNKTALKLYQDIGFKPLGEIERGFRMDDGHYETIIPHVYYL, encoded by the coding sequence ATGACAATTACAATCAAGCAATGGAATGAAAAAGCGGTCGGCGGCATGGTCCGGATCTGGAATCAGGTCGTCGCGGAAGGGAATGCTTTTCCTCAGACGAAGCTGCTCTCTTACGAAGAAAGCAAGACCTTTTTCGCCGCTCAGGACTACACGGGAATCGCCTGCGAAGAAGAAACCAGCCGGGTGGTCGGGCTGTACATTCTCCACCCCAACAACGTGGGGCGTTGCGGCCACATCGCGAACACCAGCTACGCGGTGGACCGGGAACTCCGGGGCCAGCACATCGGACGCCGGCTCGTCGAAGATTCCATTGCACAGGCCCGGGAACTGGGCTACGGCATCATTCAGCTCAACGCCGTGGTGGCGACCAACAAGACGGCGCTGAAACTGTATCAGGATATCGGCTTCAAGCCTCTGGGCGAAATTGAAAGGGGCTTTCGGATGGATGACGGCCATTACGAAACGATCATTCCTCACGTGTATTATTTGTAA
- a CDS encoding B12-binding domain-containing radical SAM protein: MKIVMITPTSALRRLAVYRWGGKIYGQSNSITGPLILGGILKRAGHEVEVYEELNANIHADRLIADPSVDVFCFSLMTSNAPRGYALADKIHKQSRARVIFGGMHPSAMPEEALEHADQVIVGEGENVILDVIEGRLTDPIVRGIQPKNLDAIPFPDYSILKTPCKAANVISTRGCPYRCTFCTTSRMFAPYRKRSVDSVIEEIRMYKKMGFAYLNFEDDNFTADKERAKEICRRMIAENLTFKETFFFGRTDLAEDEELLTLLHDAHLTRVLIGIESLNQKSLDAIHKGQNIDNIWAAAEACARHHIRLIASVVLGLDDDSRADIHRTVQFAKHLNAYQLQPAILTPYPGTPVYDQMVKENRLISKTWADFDMMNATFKPKNMTPWELQDAFYQEACYFYDFKSARTIGKLFGKEYGWRRFGLAVLARLGRFGAHAASRIGKGSVYYNLRHYGKSPRQHHRRHLKHQTSHNF, from the coding sequence ATGAAAATTGTGATGATTACCCCGACCTCGGCCCTGCGCCGGCTGGCCGTCTACCGATGGGGCGGCAAAATCTACGGCCAGTCCAACAGCATCACGGGGCCTTTGATTCTCGGCGGCATTTTGAAGCGGGCCGGCCACGAGGTCGAAGTTTACGAAGAGCTGAACGCCAACATCCACGCTGACCGCCTCATCGCTGACCCGTCCGTCGATGTGTTCTGCTTTTCCCTCATGACATCCAACGCCCCAAGGGGCTACGCCCTTGCGGACAAAATCCACAAACAGAGCCGCGCCCGGGTCATTTTCGGCGGCATGCACCCGAGCGCCATGCCTGAAGAAGCCCTCGAACACGCCGACCAGGTCATCGTCGGCGAAGGGGAAAATGTCATCCTCGACGTAATCGAAGGCCGCCTCACCGACCCCATCGTCCGCGGCATCCAGCCTAAAAACCTCGACGCCATTCCTTTTCCCGACTATTCGATTCTCAAGACACCGTGCAAGGCGGCCAACGTCATTTCGACCCGGGGCTGCCCCTACCGCTGCACATTCTGCACCACGTCCCGGATGTTCGCGCCCTACCGCAAACGCTCCGTCGACAGCGTCATCGAAGAAATCCGGATGTACAAAAAAATGGGCTTTGCGTACTTAAACTTCGAAGACGACAACTTCACAGCCGACAAAGAGCGGGCCAAGGAAATCTGCCGCCGGATGATCGCCGAAAACCTCACATTTAAAGAAACATTTTTCTTCGGCCGCACGGACCTGGCCGAAGACGAGGAACTCCTCACCCTGCTTCACGACGCCCACCTGACCCGGGTGCTCATCGGCATCGAGTCTTTGAACCAGAAATCCCTCGATGCCATTCACAAAGGCCAGAACATCGACAACATCTGGGCTGCCGCAGAAGCCTGCGCCCGCCACCACATCCGCCTCATCGCCAGCGTGGTCCTGGGCCTCGACGACGACTCCCGGGCTGACATTCACCGGACCGTCCAGTTCGCCAAACACCTCAACGCCTACCAGCTCCAGCCGGCCATTTTAACCCCTTATCCGGGCACGCCGGTTTACGACCAGATGGTGAAAGAAAACCGCCTGATCTCAAAGACTTGGGCCGATTTCGACATGATGAACGCCACCTTCAAGCCTAAAAACATGACCCCATGGGAACTCCAGGACGCCTTTTACCAGGAAGCCTGCTATTTCTACGACTTCAAATCAGCCCGGACCATCGGAAAACTTTTCGGGAAAGAATACGGCTGGCGGCGGTTTGGCCTGGCGGTACTGGCCCGGCTCGGCCGCTTCGGCGCCCATGCCGCCTCCCGCATCGGAAAGGGCAGCGTCTATTACAACCTGCGCCACTACGGTAAATCCCCGCGGCAGCATCATCGCCGGCATCTCAAGCATCAGACCAGCCATAATTTTTGA
- a CDS encoding TetR/AcrR family transcriptional regulator, with product MDKRIIRTQNNLKKTLRQMVMEKPFEKISVTELCKRAKTSRITFYTYYSDKYDLLNQCFEDIQNEALQRYEELEAENPEHQLNIACQHFIMVLIEIMGPFVDASAQEDSKTAVTLFYHFTTQNLKMFKEANAEQLKTHYNADQLDAFISYGLWGFVFANKDKYDREQTVEDTKRLIDDLLASPIFEREH from the coding sequence ATGGATAAGCGAATCATCAGAACTCAAAACAATTTAAAAAAGACGCTGCGGCAGATGGTCATGGAAAAGCCCTTTGAAAAAATTTCCGTCACGGAATTGTGCAAGCGGGCGAAGACCAGCCGGATCACGTTTTACACGTATTACAGCGACAAATACGACCTGCTCAACCAGTGCTTCGAGGACATCCAGAATGAAGCGCTGCAGCGCTACGAAGAGCTGGAGGCGGAAAATCCGGAACACCAGCTTAACATTGCGTGCCAGCATTTCATCATGGTGCTCATTGAAATCATGGGGCCCTTTGTGGATGCGTCAGCTCAGGAGGATTCCAAGACGGCGGTGACGCTGTTTTATCACTTTACTACTCAAAATCTGAAGATGTTCAAGGAAGCCAACGCGGAGCAGTTAAAAACCCACTACAATGCGGATCAGCTGGACGCCTTCATCAGTTACGGTCTGTGGGGCTTCGTCTTTGCCAATAAGGATAAATACGATCGGGAACAGACCGTAGAGGATACCAAGCGCCTCATTGACGATTTGCTCGCCAGCCCGATTTTTGAAAGAGAGCATTAA